A region of Saccharomyces mikatae IFO 1815 strain IFO1815 genome assembly, chromosome: 12 DNA encodes the following proteins:
- the BUR2 gene encoding Bur2p (similar to Saccharomyces cerevisiae BUR2 (YLR226W); ancestral locus Anc_8.429) → MSATSSSGDVNKVLVLPKPTTNASPPPASSGFNARTLWPDLIETPENRWVFECKDIIEKIGTNEPIALEMKKNMEKCLMYFYTLKKKLNLFDHTYTASCILFYRYWFVYGIPTTITECIHISQGILVTACKTMENNRPIEAYVKATCDFLMQSVPSLKSRTNIDKLKWEFRDKLVTNEKKILCLFGFDLNIGNPKELIEEVFSGYYRFNRDHNLPENFKKAFPKILQESRNFMVQAVTQPVSLLCDGFTFIALSLIYCGLEYKKLVDKDFRYPKNFFKDRFPIEVTPDNFANIFTDYKLLEENFFNLKSNKGAKLQIDARMIHSVIDESINVENETSELSDPFNYDLIKSGEVKEEFLNHIETRVADLLEKTKQESTKRKAKDPVRVPDAKKPKI, encoded by the coding sequence ATGTCTGCTACTTCTTCAAGTGGTGACGTAAATAAAGTTCTAGTTTTACCAAAGCCAACGACTAATGCATCACCACCACCAGCATCGAGTGGGTTTAACGCAAGGACCCTGTGGCCAGATCTGATAGAAACTCCAGAAAACCGGTGGGTTTTTGAGTGCAAAGATATTATCGAAAAGATAGGGACTAATGAACCGATAGCATtggaaatgaagaaaaatatggaaAAATGTTTGATGTATTTCTACACACttaagaaaaaactgaACCTCTTTGATCACACTTACACAGCATCGTGCATTCTCTTCTATAGATATTGGTTTGTATATGGAATACCAACGACGATAACCGAATGTATACATATATCACAGGGGATTCTGGTGACTGCATGCAAAACGATGGAGAATAATAGGCCCATAGAGGCCTATGTTAAGGCTACCTGTGATTTTTTAATGCAAAGTGTACCGTCTTTGAAAAGTCGAACAAATATCGATAAACTGAAATGGGAATTCAGAGATAAGTTAGTgacaaatgaaaaaaaaatcttgtgTTTATTTGGATTCGATTTAAATATTGGTAATCCAAAGGAGTTAATTGAAGAAGTATTCAGCGGCTATTATAGATTCAACAGGGATCACAATTTGccagaaaatttcaagaaagcttttccaaaaattctacaagaatcaagaaattttatgGTGCAAGCTGTCACCCAACCCGTTTCTTTATTGTGTGACGGTTTCACTTTCATCGCTTTATCTCTCATATATTGTGGTTTAGAGTATAAAAAACTTGTCGACAAAGATTTCAGATATccaaaaaacttttttaaGGATAGATTTCCTATTGAAGTCACGCCGGATAATTTCGCTAATATCTTCACCGATTATAAGTTACTGGAggagaattttttcaatttgaaaagtaatAAGGGTGCCAAGTTACAAATTGATGCAAGGATGATCCATTCTGTGATTGATGAAAGTATAAATGTGGAAAATGAGACTTCAGAACTCTCTGATCCATTCAACTACGACTTGATCAAATCTGGTGAGGTGAAAGAAGAGTTTTTAAACCATATTGAAACTAGGGTTGCAGATTTATTAGAGAAGACTAAACAGGAAAGTACGAAGAGAAAGGCTAAAGACCCTGTAAGAGTCCCAGATGCTAAAAAACCCAAAATATAA
- the ADY4 gene encoding Ady4p (similar to Saccharomyces cerevisiae ADY4 (YLR227C); ancestral locus Anc_8.427) produces the protein MNMDFDYQTFSKSSRKEFKKAVKTILNLQEYDGDLMRNFLALHIPYHVLFYDLAIMKKRSPLRIQTNHLLKEALSKILNFNLSMGPKHIIKILKKEKVDPETTRKLELVLYIKLFQGVFAHIDKNYNLAFQSFRWCLQFIAYSKKARLFASIADEKIRNFFELCELFVSLLCCHCFLVDLKENETLVGNNLSNFIKRQNTNYSHDFELNEEKRSLQWHWSLDEIDVIEALYCAAFDAMDRFSLKLSKINENFVLSHFFQCCAEIEEMLAILRSKIWECECDAFGPRIGLLVNSDHINEAIQKNILSITLKLKNDPQIICCLNKILESLLLSPGVQFKVIQFFYVVKLYYMQDDEFSSETPSETDNLTIECLSVVENLIDACESPDEVSKFRLPRMLLTTIQGKLLVAEKVSEDNDSSESLDNYHPHIYQFKHPRIIIDKMKSKLKEKLHLDSSKDLETDDYWIEFWKYCYEDNIGNLPDILLCIYEAFIDPLS, from the coding sequence ATGAATATGGACTTTGATTACCAAACTTTTAGtaaaagttcaagaaaagaatttaagAAAGCTGTGAAGACAATTCTAAATTTACAAGAATATGACGGTGATTTGATGAGAAACTTCCTAGCCCTTCATATTCCATACCATGTCCTATTCTATGATCTTGCCATTATGAAAAAGAGATCTCCTTTAAGGATTCAAACCAATCACCTTCTGAAAGAAGCTTTAAGCAAAATTTTAAACTTCAATCTTTCAATGGGCCCAAAACAcatcatcaaaatattgaagaaagagaaagtcGACCCGGAGACAACAAGGAAACTAGAACTGGTGCTATATATAAAGTTATTTCAGGGAGTATTTGCCCATATAGATAAAAATTACAACCTCGCATTTCAATCGTTTCGTTGGTGTTTACAATTCATTGCATACTCTAAAAAAGCAAGATTGTTTGCAAGTATTGCGGACGAAAAAATtcgaaatttttttgaactcTGCGAATTATTTGTATCCTTGCTGTGCTGCCATTGTTTCCTCgttgatttgaaagaaaatgaaacattAGTGGGTAATAATTTAAGCAACTTTATCAAAAGGCAAAATACAAATTATTCTCACGATTTCGAATTAAATGAGGAGAAAAGATCACTACAATGGCATTGGTCACTGGACGAGATCGATGTTATCGAGGCGTTATACTGCGCTGCTTTTGACGCGATGGATAGGTTTTCGCTCAAATTATCAAAGATCAATGAGAACTTTGTTTTGagccatttttttcaatgttgtgcagaaattgaagaaatgtTAGCCATTTTGAGAAGCAAAATCTGGGAGTGTGAATGTGATGCGTTTGGTCCTAGAATTGGGCTACTGGTAAACAGTGACCATATTAACGAAGCAATTCAGAAAAATATACTGTCAATAACCCTCAAACTTAAGAATGATCCTCAAATAATATGCTGCTTGAATAAAATTCTAGAAAGCCTATTACTTTCGCCAGGGGTTCAGTTTAAAGtcatccaatttttttatgtagTAAAGCTATACTATATGcaagatgatgaattcTCATCTGAAACACCATCTGAAACGGATAATTTGACCATAGAATGTTTGTCTGTTGTTGAAAATCTTATTGATGCTTGTGAGAGCCCTGATGAAGTGAGTAAATTTCGATTGCCCAGGATGCTCTTGACCACTATACAGGGGAAGTTACTCGTTGCTGAAAAAGTATCTGAAGATAATGACAGTTCAGAATCTCTCGATAATTACCATCCGCACATTTATCAATTTAAACATCCGAGAATAATAATAGataaaatgaaatcaaaactTAAGGAAAAGCTGCACCTGGATTCATCTAAAGATTTAGAAACTGATGATTATTGGATTGAGTTTTGGAAATATTGCTACGAGGATAACATAGGAAATTTGCCAGATATTCtattatgtatatatgAGGCCTTTATCGATCCACTCTCTTAA